The following is a genomic window from Mus pahari chromosome 1, PAHARI_EIJ_v1.1, whole genome shotgun sequence.
aggaggaagacgGGCTGGTAGAGCAGGGAACTTTCCACTCAGGTCACAGGGTATGTCGCAGGAGCTagaaacaggagaaggaagagggaagggactGCAGCTCCCGGGACAGGGGAGGGACCCAAGGGAAGACAGCAGGGGGAACTTACAGTAGACAGTGAGGGTGCTGGGCGGTGAATCTCCTGTGCCTATCCCATTGGTCCCTTGGCAGCGGTAGGAACCCGTGTGTTGGACCTGTAGGGGTTCCAGTCTCAGTTTCTGGCCTGAGGAGTGGAGGTCTTGGCCACTGGAGTCAAACCAGGTGTACTGAAAGATGGGCGGGTTGGCATCACTCTCACAGGACAAGGTGGCCTTCTTCCCCTCCATCACACGGTCCCCAGGGCTGATGGATACACGCAGCCTCCGAGGAGCGTCTGTAAAGGAGACGTCAAGTCAGGCCGGGGCAGCAGGTCACCTCGCCATCTTCCCATTTAGGCCCCAGCTCCAGCCACTCACACAGCACTTGGAGGCTCCAGGCCTGTGACAAGGTCTCTCCGATGGAGTTGTTGACCATGCAGTTATagtttccagaatcttctggagAGATGGAGCTGAAGCTCAGGTCTCTCCCTTCCTGCACAAGACTCCCATTCTTCTTCCAGAAGAAGCGGACCTCTGCTGGGTGGCTCCCTGAGAAGTCGCATTGGAGGAGGACACGCTGCCCAGCGCGGATCTCTGATGCGGGGCTTACCTTCAGTACCTTCACAGCTCTGGGAGCGTCTGCAAGGCCACAGCCTCAGGTGATGTTTTGGCTCTCTTCCCTTCTTGATGTCCCCAAAGCTTCCTGTGCCCTTGATTAGGACTTCCTGTCTCCTTGGCGCTGAGCCCTGTGTGTCCTCCCTCGACCCTCTCTTTTGGCCTGTGGTCCAggttcccatcccctccccccactctcccACCCACAGATCTCAATGTGATCACCTCCTGGACACCCCTGTCACTCACAGTGGACATTCAGGCTGACAGGGGAGGCCCACGAACACTTGTAGTTGCAGGCAGCACAGCTGACAGGCATGGAATCCCATGTCACTTTCTGAATCCTCAGCACTCCGGGTTTGAGTTCACTCCCAGAACCTTGGGGGCTCCATTTGTAGGAGGTGACCTCTGGATTGCTGGAGTTGTACCTACAGACCAGGGTCACACTGTCTCCTTCCCGAATTGGTGTGGAGCTCCGAATCACTGTGGTCACAGCCTTGGGAGCATCTTAGGGTAGAATGGAGAGGCATGTAAAGAATGattacttttctttccctttgcaaGCACCAGAGACCACACACGAGGTCTTACACAGGCTAgtcaagagctctaccactgaactacatcaaTAGCCCtaacatgttttttctttttaaccttttctttttgaATCATGGTCTTCTTAATTTGCACAGGTCAGCCTTGAACTTGAATAGCCCCTGAATAGCCAAAAAGGCTGACTTGCACCACCCTGGGCTAGTTGCAAGGCTGGCTTTCACAGAACCTTTTCACATTGTCCCTGAATGCATCCTCTCCTGTTCCCTCTTGCAGTTGTGAAGCACACTGCCGGAGCTCATGTTGTTTAAAGCTGTGTGACAGTGGCCTGTAGGCCCATATCAAGTTGGGCACCTAGAATCCTCCCAAAGAATACCCTTAGAGCAGCCAGTGGTGCGATACTTAGGTACTGCTGTCCAGATGTTCAGAGTATGGGTGGCCCTGTCTGTATTCAAGCCACTAGCTACGTCTCTATCTTGGAAACATCTCCAAAGCAAGCTGAGCTGTGCCGAGGAACACCAAACAGTGGGGCAGAATGGCGAGACGGTCCCTCTGGCTCTCAGATCTCTCAGGACTTCTTTAGGGCCTCACCCGTTGCCTACAAATGTTAAGTCTCCATGCCTCACAtcgcccaggcaggcctcaaacttgctatggagccaagatgaccttgaatttacgaTCCTCCTGCCTTGTGTCTTAAGTGTTGAGATTTCGGGTACGTGGCactacatttgtttcttttgtgcaGGGCTGGATGAATTCAGAGCTGTATGTGTGCTAAGCATTCTACCAGTGGAGCCACACCCCCCAGCTTCTCTCTGGGGGATTTtaagcaggggctctaccactgagcctcgccctcagctcctcactgggggattccagACTAGTGTTTGGTTGCTGAGTCCCTTACTGGTATACTGTAGGTCATATTCTGTCATTGAGCTACATCTCTGGTCCTCTTTCTACTTTTGAGCCAGTCTAGTAAGACTAGTAAAGttgcctaggctgaccttgaacttattcTGCAGCCCAGACAGGCCTCAGGTTTGTGATCCTTCAGCTTCCCGagtagctgggatgacagatCTGGGCCAACAGGCTGGTGAgactcattcattcaacaaacatctaCTAAGTAAGTGCCATAAGCTGAGGCTCATGGTCACTGTCTAGAATGCAGCTGTGAAGCTCCAGGTGCCTGGTTGCTTGTCTTCccaaccccctcccaccccctcatcCTACACCCCCTACACGCCCTCACCCCCACACCCAACACTCCCTGTATTCCCTCACCTCCTATAGCCCCACACCTATCACTCCCTATATCCCAcgccccctcacccccactcccatcaCTCCCTACACCCCACACTCCACACCCATCACTCCCTATACCCCTACACCCCAACACACCTAACACCCGCTACACCTCCTCACTCCCACAACCCCTCACTCCTACACCCTATTTGCCTGCCTTCTctatttccctctttcctccaaAACCCAGAAGTCAGTTGGCCGCTCACAATGGACATCCAGCTTAGCTTCCTGGTCTATCTGTCCACGACCCAGACGGTTCTCTGCCAAGCAAGAGTAATTCCCAGCATGCCACAGGGAGACCTGAGGGATCCGAAGCTTCTCTTGGGTGTCTCCAGGTACGTGTTTCCTGTTGTGATACCAGGTGTAGCTTGTTGCACTCGGACTGGCCAGTGACTCACAAACCAGCTCTACTGACTGTCCCTCTTCAGCGGGGGAAGGGTAGATGTGAACCCGGGAGGGCTCTGGAGCATCTGAAAGAATGTATGGCCACGGGACAGGTGAGCAGAGCCTGCTAACGTGGGCAGGCAGCCACCTGACCCTCTGGTATAATCCTCTGAGGACCCTGCTAACTCCGCACCTCCCTCACCAGCTTCAAGGAAACTCACAGTGCACGGTGAGTTCCACTTCTTCCGACCGTCCTGGGCCTATGTCGTTGGAAGCCTGGCAATGGTATCTGCCGCTCATGTCCTTGGTCACCGAGTGCAGAGTTAGCTTGgacatctgttgttcctgttcctgttcctgttcccgATCCTCTAGGAGGCGCCCATCCTTGAACCAAGACACCGCCACCGTACTGATTTTCGGGTTGCTGTTGTTCACCTGGCATGTCATGGTCACAGagttctcctcttccacctctgTGGGATTGACCTTGATCTCCAGCTTCGGGGTATCTGCAGGGAACGAGAAGCAGTTGTGGAGAGCACAGGGAATGTGCTCGGTGGCTGCACTGTTATTCCGACAGCAGTAGCACGCACATCTGTGGTTCCTCTGTCCACCCAGGTGactgccccagcccctcacttgTCAGCCTGCTCTCACTTCTCCTGTCCCCTACCCTCGTTGTCTCTGCCAGCACCCCGAGTATCCTTAGCATCGTCAAGGACTGGCACTGAAGCAGTCTATCCACTGGGCTTGTACAGCCCAGGGGACCAGCCCTCTCAACTTCCTTCGGCTCTTAGCTCAAAAGGTTCAGGCTTGACCCACACTCTTCTCTGGTTCTCGACCACTGCCGGGGGTACATGATACTCCCCCTCAGGACCTTTGTGcttgtttcttcctctccatGGGAACTTCTGCCTGCTCTCTATCATGTCAGCTGAGGTCTGCACCTCCCTCACATGAGTCTCTATCCTTCCAATCACCCGCCTCCTTTTTACTGTTTTGAGGTATTTGTGCGCACACGCGAGTGCGCAGGTGActatggtcagaggacaaccatgggTGTTGTGATTCAGAAACCGTTCATCTTGTTTTCAcattttttgagaccaggtctctagCTGACCTGGAGCTCTATTAGACCAGCCCACGGATTCACCTGGATCTGCCTCCCCACGGCTGAGACAACAAGCAAACGCCACCGCAcccaacttttgttttgttttcttttgttggctTTTTGTTCTTCCGGAcgagtttctccgtgtagccctggctgtcctggaactcactctgtagaccagactggccttgaactcaaatccgcctgcctctgcctcctgagtgctgggattacactaCACACTGCTTACATTCAACGTTTAAAATGTGAgctctggggttcaaactcaagtcctcattcTCGTAAggcaaatactttaaaaaaaaaagtttgttttcttttctttgtgtgtgtgtgtgtgtgtgtgtgtgtgtatgtgtgtgtgtatcagagggACTAAAGGCCTCAGATCCTGTGGAGAGACAGCTCCTAGAGGTTCtcagctgcctggtgtgggtgctatgagttgaattcaggtcctctgcaagagcagtaacgGCTCTAAACCATTGCACTATCTTTCCTAAGtacttaaagaatatatatattgggactagagagatggctcagcagttaagagcacaggttgctcttccagaggactggagtttccagcatctacaaggaggctcacagctgtctgtaactccagttccagagcatccaacatcctcttctgggctccacaaACACCATTCTTGAGATCCGTGCACcggcatacattcaggcaaaacactcatacacatacaaataaaaacttaaaagtcttttaaaattgaataaattaaataaatttgtttgttttttgttttttgtttttttgtttttttcaaaacggtttctctgtgtagccttggctgtcttggaactcactctgtagaccaggctggccttgaactcagagatcctcctgcctctgcctcccaagtgctgggattaaaagcgtgtgccaccacgcccagcctgttCTGTGTTTCTTATGTGTCTACTCCATTGCAACTGTTAATCCACACAGGCAGAACCTGTGTGCTCAGCCTAAGCTGGCATTCAAGACAAGACTGGCACCCAATCAATTCACAGGCTTGggtgtttgttttaagatagggtctgatcgggctggtgaaatgactcagtggttaagagcactgactgctcttccaaaggtccgagttcaaatcccagcaaccacatggtggctcacaaccattcataatgagatctgatgccctcttctggtgtgtctgaagacagctacagtgtacttacatataacaataaatctttaaaaaaaaaaaaaagggtctgattggcttagaactcactatgtagaccaggctaacctcaaactcacagagctccacctacttctgcctcatgagtgctgggtttaaacgTATGTAGCACTATGCCAGGCCCCACCATAAATATTCAttcagtggatgaatgaatgggtgaatgaaGCATAAAATAATGATGTGAAAACTTACATGTATGGAGAACAATGAACCCTAAGGAGATGATCCTCAAAGCATGCTGTGGCTTCAGGATTGATTGATTGGCTgattgatggattgattgattgatgctGGAGGTTAGCCCAGGGTCTCACAAGTGCTAAGCAAGCACCACACCACTGAGGTACATCTCTAGCCCTTAGTTTTTGAGACGACAGTGTTTTACTCTGTGATCCAAGCTTGTCTCAATCTGGAGATCCCCTGCCTTGGCCCCCTGAGTGCCCGATTCCAGGCCTGCATTTCCACACTTAACTAGGTTTCCTTAATGTTCAGGTCAAGGCAGAGGCTAAAATGAATCTGTCTTGAGACACAGGGCTAACAGAAGAGACAGTGTGGAGAGCTTGTGCCACCCAGAAACAGGTGACTGACAGCTGAACCTTCAGTGGACACAGGCTCTTCCCGCCCTGGGTAAAACTCAACGGGATTTAGGAAGAAGGTGCCAGGTGGCATCCTTCCCTCCCAGAGACTCACACTTAACATCCAGACGCACAGTGCTCTCAGAGAGCACTTTGGAGGAGTGCTGGACTTGGCACGTCACGCTCTTTCCATGGTGCTTCCAGTTTGGTTGGAAGGTGAACTTGCTCTCTGTATAGACATTCTTAACGGAGGAGGTGACAGAAGAGGTGGCGGAGGTGACCTCAGAATCTCCCAGGAACCACTGCAAGTGGATGTCATACCCAAAGCAGGTGAAATTCAGTCCACAGGTCAGAGTGACACTTTGGGATTCCCGGATTTCTGATGGCATCTGGATGTAAGGTTGAAGCGGTTTCTctaaggggaaagaagagagaggcctGCTTGCTGGAGATGGGACACAGACTGGCTGTCCACCCATGACTTCAGGCATCCTCTCCCATGTGACCCCAGAAGAAGCTCTTCAAGGCTAGCCTTTCTTTAGTCAGTTCGACTACTCTAGAAGGCCTTGGGAACACAAGCCCGCTGGGAAATTGTGTCTAACATTGACTTTgtttctcactttctccttccattatgtTGCTAATGGCCTCAGGATCACCCAGGGtgatttgatttgattgattgattggtttaaTTCTCCATGTATCATTGGTGGCATGTGTTTGTTTGTCAGCCTCAGACTTAGAGTCAGCCAAGCACAACATTCCTTTAGTGGGGGTGAtcctgaggccctgggctcaaatCTCCACCACACTAGACCAGCCGACAGATGATGTGACATCAAGAGGCACAGCACGGACAGCTCTAGTGTGGAGTGATGTCTGTCTAGGGCAGAGGCCCCTGGCTGTCGTTAGGGGTCATGTCTGAGCCCTATGCTCTCCTCTAGCCTAAAAGAATTTGGTCAGTAACACACTGAGAGATTTGAAAATCCAGACCTCTCTCTGCTTTGGAAAGCTTCAGAAAACCTGTGAGCCCAGACAACGGATTCCAAACtaaggagagaagcctgaggtaGGACCTTTGCTCATGCTGTAgttggctgtgtgtgtgagagagtgtgtgagtgagtgtgtgtgagtgtgtgagtgtgtgtgagagtgtgagtgtgtgagtgtgtgagtgagtgcgtgtgagtgtgtgagtgtgagtgtgtgagagtgtgagtgtgtgagcgagtgtgtgtgtgtgtgcatcaaaGCCTCCTATTTGGTGagcaaatgaaaaggagaaataaaaaggaaagaacatgatTGCTCCTAGGTGTGGTGGAGGAGAAAAtatattgtagataaaagggagaacatagccagaggcaggaacatctgggagagtccagagtggacctGACCCTGAGCCAGGTGAGGAAGGGTTCGAGAGGGGAAGCAGGTGCAGCAGCCAAGGAAGAGAGCTAAAGGAAAAGAGGGCGGGCTACCCAGATGGCTgcattatatagggaagagcctggAGGAGGGGCAGCCTGGCTCCAGGGCTGGGGGGTTGGGGTAGAGAATGGGGGCCAGGTGCCAGCCATTCTCTGTACtaggcagggactgagggatgctgggagaaccttcGCCAGGCTCACTTTACTACGTTAAATGGGCGCCTTGGTTGTTTGCCCCAGGGTTTGAGATCTAACCATGAGCAGGTCCCTTTTTGCCACTGCTAGAACAGTTGATTGTCTCTCCCCATTCCTTACCGGAAACATTGAGGTGAATGTGCTCCATCCATCGTTCAGTCCCTGCGGTCATCCTCAACCCCAGCTCCCCACTGTCATTGGCACGTATCGGGTGGATTTTCAGGGTACAATTGCTTATTCTGTTCCCCAGAAATGTTACTCTCCCTTGCTTAGAAAGGTACAGCTCAGGCTCTGGGCTCTTCTCAGGCTTTGTGGCGTTGTACAGGACAGTTCCTTTGAATTCCTTGGTGGCCTTGTCAAACTCATAGTTCTGAAAAAGGAGGATGTTTTCCAAACGTGCCTTGGGTAGTGGAGTTTTGTACTTGCAAGGAATCCAGATGCAGGCTCCCTCCCAGGCGAAGAGGGTTTGGGGACGGTCAACAGTCCATTCATTTGCTGAGGTGTGCGGAGTCGAAGCCGCGTGTCCTAAAGGCCACAATGCTAGTCAGAAGTTGTGACTGAGGGATGAGAACTTCCACTGGAAGTAGGAGAGGGAGACACTGGGGAGACACACAGTGGAGCAGGAGCACAAGTCTCTGTGCACACTGCCTCCCACAGTTCCCCTCCAGTGCCATACCTCCAGACCCAGCTACCAGCCTGGGCCCCAGCACTTACCTAGAATCAGGAGGAGCCACGGGCAGTGGACGTGCATGATGTCTCGTCTGGATGGGACCTAAAGAAGGAAGAGTTAGTCTGTAAACAGGATGTGTTGGCatgtgactgtaatcccagcattcaggaagttgaggcaggaggattgctatgaggctgaggccagcgtgggctacattctgagaccctgtctcaacaacaacagcaacaacaacaaaaggaatttGCCTTTGAGCCATCTCGTTGCTCCCTTATCTTGTTTGTTGTCCCCTGAACTCTGACCCCTTTCTTCCTgattgtgtgtggggagggggcaggggtgtATCTGGTTAGGTGATAGGGATGTGGGTTTGGGGTGCTCATAGAGACTTTTCTGGGTATACTGCACTTCTTCAAGCacactttcctttcctctcctctacctctctcttctgTCCATTTATAtgtttgcaatttttattttatattgtatgtgtgtgtgctcgcgcacacatgtgtgtacatacatgtgtctgAAATAGGAGGCATGTGCATGCTAcggtgcatgtgtgcacaccagaggacaactttgtggagaaTTTGGTGGATTCCTTTAAGTGGGTCCCAGGAATCCAACTCATACACccaggtttgcacagcaagcacattGGACCCCTGAGCCACCTTGATGGCTTTTATAGCTCTTAGAACTCTGTTCTCTCAGGCTCTGCTGCCAGCCTGTTACATACCTCAGTGCTAGGCTCAGGTAGCAAGGGTCTTCCCAGGTTACTACTGCAAGATTACACACAAGGATCAGATAGAGTGATTTGAAAGACTcaggggtggtggggtggtggtgaggaAAATCATATTAAAACAAACCTGAGCCAGGTCTGGTGATTCAGGCCTGGAATTCCAGATGCTCCAGAGACTGTGGCAAAACAATTGCAAACCCAAGGTCAGCTTGGCTACAATGCAAGTTCAAGCCCAATCTAGTCAACTTAACAAGaaacttatctcaaaacaaaaaataaaaagagggctgAGTGTATCTCTGTGATAGAGGAATCATCTACTAAGGCGCTGGAGGCAGGGTTCAGCactagagcccctgcctagaatccccagtgaggggctgggggcgtggctcagaggtagagcccctgcctagaatccccagtgaggggctgggggcgtggctcagtggtagagcccctgcctagcaaGCGCAGGATCTAGATTCAATTCATAGTACTAGCCCAAAAAGTAAACCTAAACTTATAGTGCAGTTATGACAGCAGAATATTTGGAGGGAGTTAGAAAGCCTTAGAAGCAGAGCGTGATTTGAGCAACCACCTCCTGAGCCCTGGGTGCTGATCGGGAACAAAGGGCAGGCATCCCTTTTCTAACACCAGCCAGTTGTTAGCAGGTGGTAATGGGGACCTCATGTTGTCTGATCACCCACTGTCTGACCATAAGGAAGAAGCCAGATTGTCATGAGAAATGTCTTGCTTTAGAAGCAATACATTGGACCAGCCATAGTGGTATATACCTaaaaatcccagaatttaggagccTGGATCTGTGAATACAAGCTTGAAGCTAGTCTGGCTTACCAAGTCATTGTAAGTAGTATTAAATAAGTAGTAGTGTACAGCACTAGCCTGACAGACCAAGTTAAGGGCGACTAATTTACAACTgatgctctcctctctctctctctctctctctctctctctctctctctctctctctctctctctctctctctctctctctctctctctctctctctctctcttcaacaAGCTTGGCCTCCACCATCCTACACTTTATGTAGAGTTAAATTTAACTCTATGCATGTGGCTGTGATCTCTGTGTGAGTCCCCAGGGATCTTGCAGGATGTGCCAACAGAGTGTGTCTCCGGTGTCAGAGAGCAGAGCTGTGCCTCTTCCCTTCCACCCACCCAAGGTTTCCCATACCTTGCACAGCCTCCgcacctccctctctccagctATTTCTCTCCCAGGCCGTAGAGCACAGGTAGTAAGGACTTCTGGGTGACCAGGAACAGGTGTAGGGAAGCCAGTTCAGTTGCTGAGAGTGGGCTGGGTTCTGCCTCCACTGTTGGGGTTGGCGTGGCCTGGCTGTAGATGAGAGGTTTGTGGGCTGAGGCTGGAACAGATCATCTGAGGGAGAGATTATCTTAGTTTCCCAGGTACAGGGAATGCACCACATAGAGATGTCTTCAAGGTCACAGCCACGTGGGAAAAGCAGAGTTCAACAGGAGGCTTCACTGGAGGACTTCTTAAGCTGTCTAAAGAGCTTAGACAGGCGGTGGCCATACTTCTTTGGCCATGAGCTCTATTTTAATCTTTTCCAATGAAAGCGTTACAGGGTTGCAAGCTCTGTTCTGGAGGACACACTTGAGCACACCCGTGGGGTTGCTATAACAAGGGCTGTGGCAACAATCAGCCTACGGGTGCTGGAC
Proteins encoded in this region:
- the Cd22 gene encoding B-cell receptor CD22 — its product is MHVHCPWLLLILGHAASTPHTSANEWTVDRPQTLFAWEGACIWIPCKYKTPLPKARLENILLFQNYEFDKATKEFKGTVLYNATKPEKSPEPELYLSKQGRVTFLGNRISNCTLKIHPIRANDSGELGLRMTAGTERWMEHIHLNVSEKPLQPYIQMPSEIRESQSVTLTCGLNFTCFGYDIHLQWFLGDSEVTSATSSVTSSVKNVYTESKFTFQPNWKHHGKSVTCQVQHSSKVLSESTVRLDVKYTPKLEIKVNPTEVEEENSVTMTCQVNNSNPKISTVAVSWFKDGRLLEDREQEQEQEQQMSKLTLHSVTKDMSGRYHCQASNDIGPGRSEEVELTVHYAPEPSRVHIYPSPAEEGQSVELVCESLASPSATSYTWYHNRKHVPGDTQEKLRIPQVSLWHAGNYSCLAENRLGRGQIDQEAKLDVHYAPKAVTTVIRSSTPIREGDSVTLVCRYNSSNPEVTSYKWSPQGSGSELKPGVLRIQKVTWDSMPVSCAACNYKCSWASPVSLNVHYAPRAVKVLKVSPASEIRAGQRVLLQCDFSGSHPAEVRFFWKKNGSLVQEGRDLSFSSISPEDSGNYNCMVNNSIGETLSQAWSLQVLYAPRRLRVSISPGDRVMEGKKATLSCESDANPPIFQYTWFDSSGQDLHSSGQKLRLEPLQVQHTGSYRCQGTNGIGTGDSPPSTLTVYYSPETIGKRVALGLGICLAICTLAIWGMKIQKKWKQNRSQQGLQENSSGQSFFVRNKKARRTPLSEGPQSQGCYNPAMDDTISYAILHFPESDTRSAGDAGTPATQGPPPKNSNSVTYSVLQMRPMDDYENVNPSCPEDDSIHYSELVQFGDGKRPQAKEDVDYVTLKH